Proteins encoded together in one Bifidobacterium sp. ESL0745 window:
- a CDS encoding HAD-IC family P-type ATPase, with the protein MRVIRKVADVCRQVPMLPTTIVAAFLVALLWNYRPWQNGVATSNVGNFVTAPPLAGAWHIGPFAFNPSVGQFIVVLLVAYSVFDSIRGMIASLKAGHVGIDVLAILALLSTLGVQEYWASWAVVLMIWSGEAIESYAQTKAESNLSALVAAAPQMAHVSDLPGVGAAGNADRPVDKTGPQNAGNARNARNTRDGDRAVNRHAQSSEVRKGFVASAGTSKSSKNAERVHLDALFANSDKRLADGFRATLATGLPRGDVRDLRNNLCVIDADDCNCELSSVAKDKVANVRKGSQSRRAQPAGSMARHTFIGGSLARGSQAVKVLESQASQDAHFHTVPVDQVALGDVLVVLPGETIPVDGKLLSGTATLDLSAINGEPLPRTVFAGARVMSGAINGSTMIVIRATSLARDSQYQQTMQLVDSARSSRAPVVKTADVLAVPFTIISLAIGIIAWMVSGTPERFAQVLVLATPCPLLIAAPVAYMAGTGRLAKAGILTKTQEVLENLGKVSHIFFDKTGTLTVTRPQVVRVDLPEAARKRLPRILGLETSAVGSAASTESQGGNFAVAGTVNNGDSSSILDYRLGNVAEMGNDEADPTSDSDSPAPETSNSGEGGMSYVMQLEDVIVELAAVVETYSVHILAQGIVAAGAMASKKLHNGRAAFPVVKGVHEDAGNGVQGVVECHTVRVGRLSFVTNGSASPDVAMQNHADNNVAASLEAVVDGNSAVNNHPDNDFRNDNGRSEEASDDSSDSNNPSVSANAMVNETEAFPASRFKPRSADEMAAYVSVDGILAARIVLRDVPRGNARESLQRLRSMGIGKVTMLTGDSRNSADVIAGEVGIDDVRADLLPQDKVAAVKAASNEALQHPSKIEAFLDGLSGQPKPRPISVMVGDGVNDAPVLAAADIGIAMTDGTSTAASQTAQVVIMNDDIADVPKAVAIARQTKRTMLQAVVTGLGLALVCMVAAAFNLIPVVVGAFTQEAIDVVSILWALTALRDRKA; encoded by the coding sequence ATGCGGGTTATTCGCAAAGTCGCTGACGTCTGCCGTCAAGTTCCAATGCTTCCCACCACCATCGTGGCTGCGTTTCTCGTGGCCTTGCTTTGGAATTACAGGCCGTGGCAGAACGGGGTTGCAACATCCAATGTCGGTAATTTCGTGACGGCTCCGCCCCTCGCGGGTGCATGGCATATCGGGCCGTTCGCGTTCAATCCTTCCGTCGGGCAATTCATTGTGGTGCTGCTCGTCGCGTATTCCGTCTTTGATTCGATTCGAGGCATGATCGCCTCGCTCAAAGCAGGCCATGTGGGCATTGACGTGCTGGCGATTCTGGCGCTGCTTTCCACACTGGGCGTGCAGGAATACTGGGCCAGTTGGGCCGTGGTTCTGATGATTTGGTCGGGGGAGGCCATCGAATCGTACGCGCAGACCAAGGCCGAAAGCAATCTGAGCGCGCTGGTCGCCGCCGCTCCACAGATGGCGCATGTTTCCGATTTGCCTGGGGTCGGCGCGGCTGGGAATGCTGACCGTCCCGTAGATAAAACCGGTCCGCAGAATGCCGGGAATGCCAGGAATGCCAGGAATACCAGGGATGGCGACAGGGCCGTTAATCGGCATGCTCAGTCGAGTGAAGTTCGCAAGGGATTTGTAGCTTCTGCCGGAACTTCAAAATCGAGCAAGAACGCCGAAAGGGTGCATCTTGACGCGCTGTTTGCCAATAGTGACAAGCGTTTGGCCGACGGTTTCCGAGCGACGTTGGCGACGGGCTTACCACGAGGCGACGTGCGGGATTTGCGGAATAATCTATGCGTAATCGATGCGGATGATTGCAACTGTGAACTTTCTTCCGTCGCCAAGGATAAAGTGGCAAACGTTCGGAAAGGTTCCCAAAGCAGACGCGCACAGCCTGCCGGTTCGATGGCTCGTCATACATTTATCGGTGGGTCGCTGGCAAGGGGTTCGCAGGCCGTAAAAGTGCTGGAATCGCAGGCTTCGCAGGATGCACATTTCCATACTGTTCCGGTCGATCAGGTTGCGTTAGGGGATGTGCTCGTTGTGCTGCCTGGGGAAACAATTCCGGTGGATGGCAAGCTGCTGAGCGGAACGGCGACGCTGGATTTGAGCGCTATCAACGGCGAGCCCTTGCCGCGCACCGTGTTTGCGGGCGCTCGCGTGATGTCCGGGGCGATCAACGGCTCAACGATGATCGTGATTCGCGCCACGTCGCTTGCCAGGGATTCGCAGTACCAGCAGACGATGCAGTTGGTCGATTCGGCGCGTTCCTCGCGCGCGCCCGTGGTCAAAACCGCTGATGTGCTCGCGGTACCGTTTACCATCATTTCCTTGGCCATCGGTATCATCGCGTGGATGGTTTCCGGTACTCCTGAACGGTTCGCGCAAGTGTTGGTGCTGGCCACGCCCTGCCCGTTGCTTATCGCCGCTCCGGTGGCGTATATGGCTGGAACCGGAAGGCTTGCGAAGGCCGGAATCCTGACGAAAACGCAGGAGGTTCTGGAGAATCTCGGCAAGGTCTCGCATATCTTCTTCGACAAGACGGGTACGCTTACGGTCACCAGGCCGCAGGTGGTGCGGGTTGACCTGCCGGAAGCCGCGCGTAAGCGGTTACCTAGGATTTTAGGATTGGAAACGAGTGCTGTTGGTTCCGCTGCCTCGACTGAATCGCAAGGCGGTAATTTTGCCGTTGCCGGCACCGTTAATAACGGGGACAGTTCGAGTATTTTGGATTATCGGCTTGGGAATGTCGCAGAAATGGGCAACGATGAAGCAGACCCAACTTCAGACAGCGATAGTCCGGCTCCGGAAACTTCAAACAGCGGCGAAGGTGGAATGTCATATGTAATGCAACTTGAAGATGTCATTGTTGAGCTTGCCGCGGTCGTCGAGACATATTCGGTGCATATCCTCGCACAAGGCATCGTAGCCGCCGGCGCGATGGCGTCGAAGAAGTTGCACAATGGCCGCGCTGCTTTTCCCGTGGTCAAGGGCGTGCACGAAGATGCCGGCAACGGCGTGCAAGGCGTGGTCGAATGCCACACCGTTCGTGTCGGTCGGTTGAGTTTTGTTACCAATGGCAGCGCGTCCCCCGATGTCGCAATGCAGAATCATGCCGATAATAATGTGGCCGCATCGCTTGAAGCGGTTGTTGACGGTAATTCCGCCGTGAACAACCATCCCGATAACGATTTTCGGAATGATAATGGGCGGTCCGAAGAGGCTTCGGACGATAGCAGTGATTCCAACAATCCTTCGGTATCTGCAAATGCAATGGTGAACGAGACCGAGGCGTTCCCGGCATCGCGATTCAAGCCGCGTTCGGCCGATGAAATGGCGGCGTATGTTTCTGTCGACGGAATTCTTGCGGCTCGTATCGTGCTGCGCGATGTGCCTCGTGGCAATGCCCGCGAGTCGTTGCAGCGCTTGCGCTCCATGGGCATCGGCAAGGTGACGATGCTGACCGGTGATTCCCGCAATTCCGCCGACGTGATCGCCGGCGAAGTCGGTATCGATGACGTTCGTGCTGATCTGCTTCCGCAAGATAAGGTGGCTGCGGTCAAGGCAGCTTCGAACGAGGCGTTGCAACACCCCTCGAAGATTGAGGCGTTTCTTGACGGGCTTTCCGGGCAGCCGAAGCCGCGCCCGATTTCGGTTATGGTCGGCGACGGCGTCAACGACGCCCCGGTTTTGGCCGCGGCCGACATCGGTATCGCCATGACGGACGGCACCTCCACTGCCGCTTCGCAGACCGCGCAAGTGGTTATCATGAACGACGACATCGCCGACGTGCCCAAGGCCGTCGCCATCGCCCGCCAGACCAAGCGCACCATGCTGCAGGCCGTAGTAACCGGTCTCGGTCTTGCGCTGGTTTGCATGGTCGCTGCCGCGTTCAATCTCATTCCGGTGGTTGTTGGCGCCTTCACGCAGGAGGCTATCGACGTCGTTTCGATTCTTTGGGCGTTGACCGCGCTGCGCGACCGTAAAGCCTGA
- a CDS encoding PTS transporter subunit IIC, which produces MDFSKVVGALDQGFNWFISLGGAAMMFIIITLLSLAFGVKLSRAFEGGLRMAMALTGMSAVISLLTTAFGPALKAFVSFTGLHLSISDLGWAPIAVITWSSLYTLYFAFICIITNLVMLAFKATNTLNVDLFNIWNVSILGLLINWSSGGNFFLMSIFVVFIYALMLFNADAMKPTINDLLGYDETNITTTAHPELLVTPIVVLLDRLISKIFPFIDKFDFDAETLNKKIGFLGSKGAIGAYLGVFVGLLGRQDAPHIFTLAFTAGVALELFGIVGDWFAPAIEPLSEGITSFMERRMHGRKLYVAIDWPILASRAEIWAVANILAPILLIIAMVLPGNNVLPLGGIILTVLAPALLIGTRGKVVRMTIIGTIMIPLFLWAATLIAPFLTQTSKAMGVFPAGLGKNEMFSAVDSDPIEKMLALLFGNAAKTLDWKLILCSVLALVAYVALFAWYVHTLRKEAKLRGENSTPTVAVTPAMASKAVEDDDTDAAEAAESSESAAAVQKDEASQESQGSLAANVPGTSKMSALLKPMNERISGSLRNRLRSFIVRKPAAVA; this is translated from the coding sequence ATGGATTTCTCCAAAGTCGTGGGCGCATTGGACCAAGGGTTCAATTGGTTCATCAGCCTAGGTGGCGCGGCGATGATGTTCATCATCATCACTTTGCTGTCGCTGGCATTTGGCGTCAAATTAAGCAGGGCATTTGAAGGTGGCCTGCGTATGGCAATGGCCCTTACGGGCATGAGTGCGGTGATTTCGCTGTTGACCACGGCATTCGGCCCGGCGTTGAAGGCATTTGTCTCCTTCACCGGTCTGCATCTGTCGATCAGCGATTTGGGCTGGGCGCCCATTGCGGTGATTACGTGGAGTTCGCTCTATACGCTGTATTTTGCGTTCATCTGCATCATCACCAACCTGGTGATGCTGGCGTTCAAAGCCACCAACACGCTGAATGTCGATCTGTTCAACATCTGGAACGTCTCGATTCTTGGCCTGCTCATCAACTGGAGTTCAGGCGGCAATTTCTTCCTGATGTCGATTTTCGTGGTCTTCATCTATGCGCTGATGCTCTTCAACGCGGATGCGATGAAGCCGACCATCAACGATCTGCTCGGTTATGACGAGACGAACATCACCACGACCGCACACCCAGAGCTGTTGGTCACGCCTATTGTGGTACTGCTTGACAGGCTGATCAGCAAGATCTTTCCCTTCATCGACAAGTTCGATTTCGATGCGGAAACGCTTAACAAGAAAATCGGTTTCCTTGGCAGCAAGGGTGCCATCGGTGCGTATCTCGGCGTGTTCGTCGGCCTGCTCGGCCGTCAGGACGCCCCACACATCTTCACGTTGGCGTTCACCGCAGGCGTGGCCCTGGAGCTCTTCGGTATTGTGGGCGACTGGTTCGCCCCGGCCATCGAGCCGCTTTCGGAAGGCATCACCTCATTCATGGAGCGCAGGATGCACGGCCGCAAACTTTACGTCGCCATCGATTGGCCGATTCTCGCCTCGCGTGCTGAAATCTGGGCTGTCGCGAACATCCTGGCGCCGATTCTGCTGATCATCGCCATGGTGCTTCCGGGCAACAACGTGCTTCCGTTGGGCGGCATCATTCTGACCGTCCTCGCCCCGGCGCTGCTTATCGGCACCCGCGGCAAGGTCGTGCGCATGACCATCATCGGCACCATCATGATCCCGCTTTTCCTGTGGGCCGCGACGCTGATCGCGCCGTTCCTCACGCAGACCTCTAAGGCCATGGGCGTCTTCCCGGCCGGACTCGGCAAGAACGAGATGTTCAGCGCCGTAGACTCCGACCCTATCGAGAAGATGCTTGCGTTGCTCTTCGGCAACGCGGCGAAGACGCTTGATTGGAAGTTGATTCTTTGCTCGGTGCTCGCGCTGGTCGCCTATGTCGCTCTGTTTGCATGGTATGTGCACACACTCCGCAAGGAAGCCAAGCTGCGCGGCGAGAACAGCACCCCAACGGTTGCAGTGACTCCTGCCATGGCGTCAAAGGCCGTTGAAGATGATGACACGGATGCCGCTGAAGCCGCAGAGTCCTCCGAGTCCGCAGCCGCTGTTCAAAAGGACGAAGCATCGCAGGAAAGCCAAGGAAGCTTGGCCGCCAATGTGCCAGGAACGTCGAAAATGTCAGCCTTGTTGAAACCGATGAATGAACGAATATCGGGTTCTTTACGAAACCGTTTACGTTCGTTCATTGTGCGGAAGCCTGCCGCCGTCGCATGA
- a CDS encoding LacI family DNA-binding transcriptional regulator: MMATIKDIAQMSGVSTATVSRIINQKGGASEKTIKKVNAVINRLGYEPDFVAKTLSQKASDLIAVLVPNLTNPFFAELVSDIQQAADARGYRVYLCNSEDDRDKVEYYLKFMCNIRVRGAIINSLYVDEDDLEVLSSNGIAPLTIDRACFSHPYAAMAVNNVSGSYQATKYLIQEGRSSKLAFISGPEGEKSSEDRYEGYLKAINECDAMHAVKLYTDFSVSSGYQVVADLLKVRRDVDGIVCSDDATALGALRAIADAGLRVPEDIRVIGYDNIEMSKYSVPRLSTVNQLPENIGDMVLDMFEKSVKAGNKPQKTVIEPHLVIRDTSQTRSA; encoded by the coding sequence ATGATGGCAACGATTAAAGACATCGCGCAAATGAGCGGAGTGTCCACCGCAACCGTATCGCGCATCATCAATCAGAAGGGGGGAGCAAGTGAGAAGACCATAAAAAAGGTCAATGCCGTAATCAATAGACTTGGCTACGAACCGGATTTTGTTGCAAAAACATTGTCGCAAAAGGCTTCGGATCTTATCGCCGTACTTGTTCCCAATTTGACTAATCCCTTTTTTGCGGAGCTGGTAAGCGATATTCAGCAGGCAGCAGATGCGCGGGGATACCGTGTGTATCTGTGCAACAGCGAAGACGATCGAGACAAAGTCGAATATTACCTGAAATTCATGTGCAATATTCGAGTTCGGGGAGCGATTATCAATTCGCTTTACGTCGATGAAGATGATCTTGAGGTTTTGAGCAGCAATGGAATTGCGCCGTTGACGATAGATAGGGCATGTTTTTCTCATCCCTATGCGGCGATGGCGGTCAACAATGTAAGCGGTTCCTATCAAGCCACAAAGTATTTGATTCAGGAAGGTCGCAGTTCAAAACTGGCTTTCATTTCCGGGCCTGAAGGAGAAAAAAGCTCGGAGGACCGTTATGAAGGCTATTTGAAGGCCATCAATGAGTGCGACGCTATGCATGCAGTCAAGCTGTATACCGACTTCTCCGTTTCCAGCGGTTACCAAGTGGTTGCGGATTTGCTGAAAGTCCGCAGAGACGTCGACGGGATTGTGTGTTCCGACGATGCCACCGCGTTGGGGGCGCTGAGAGCCATCGCCGATGCAGGCCTACGGGTTCCTGAAGATATACGAGTAATCGGTTACGACAACATCGAAATGAGCAAGTATTCGGTTCCGCGTCTGAGCACGGTCAACCAGCTTCCCGAAAACATCGGGGACATGGTTCTGGACATGTTCGAAAAAAGCGTCAAAGCCGGAAACAAACCTCAAAAAACCGTGATTGAGCCGCACCTTGTCATACGTGACACTTCTCAGACAAGGAGCGCATAA
- a CDS encoding adenylosuccinate synthase, producing the protein MPGIVLIGTQWGDEGKGKATDLIGTKVDYVVRFNGGNNAGHTVVVGDETYALHLLPSGVVNPHVTPVIGNGVVVDPEVLFEEIDGLQKRGVDCSHLKVSESAQIIASYHRVIDKVTERFLGKHKIGTTGRGIGPAYADKINRVGIRVHDLFDAERLRDKVEASLHQKNQMLVKLYNRRPIDVDETTDELLKLGERLKPYVANTSLLLNNALDEGKTVLFEGGQATMLDVDHGTYPFVTSSNPTAGGACTGTGVGPTKIDRVIGVAKAYVTRVGEGPFPTELLDDSGEWLRAQGHEYGVTTGRPRRCGWFDAVVTRYATQVNGLTDIVLTKLDVLTGLNEIPICVAYDVDNGDGTHTRYEDMPIDQAAFAKAKPVYETMPGWTEDISKVHRFEDLPANTQAYVKRLEEISNCRISAIGTGPQRDHIIEVRSLVD; encoded by the coding sequence ATGCCTGGAATTGTTCTGATTGGTACCCAATGGGGAGACGAAGGCAAGGGTAAGGCCACGGACCTCATCGGCACGAAGGTCGATTATGTCGTGCGTTTCAACGGTGGCAACAACGCTGGCCACACGGTGGTGGTCGGTGATGAAACATACGCATTGCACCTGCTCCCGAGCGGTGTGGTCAACCCTCACGTCACGCCTGTCATCGGCAATGGCGTGGTGGTCGATCCTGAGGTGCTTTTCGAGGAAATTGACGGGCTTCAGAAGCGTGGCGTCGATTGCTCCCATCTGAAAGTCAGCGAATCCGCACAAATCATCGCTTCCTATCATCGCGTCATCGACAAGGTGACCGAGCGCTTCCTCGGCAAGCACAAGATCGGCACCACCGGTCGCGGCATCGGCCCTGCCTACGCCGACAAGATCAACCGCGTCGGCATCCGCGTGCATGATCTCTTCGACGCCGAGCGCCTGCGCGACAAGGTCGAGGCAAGCCTGCACCAGAAGAACCAGATGCTCGTCAAGCTCTACAACCGCCGTCCTATCGACGTCGACGAGACCACCGACGAGTTGCTGAAGCTCGGCGAACGCCTGAAGCCGTACGTTGCCAATACTTCATTACTTTTGAATAATGCGCTCGACGAAGGCAAGACCGTGCTTTTCGAAGGTGGTCAGGCCACTATGCTCGATGTTGACCATGGTACTTATCCGTTTGTGACATCCTCCAATCCGACCGCCGGCGGCGCCTGCACCGGTACGGGCGTTGGCCCCACCAAGATCGATCGCGTCATCGGCGTGGCCAAGGCCTATGTCACCCGCGTGGGCGAAGGTCCGTTCCCGACCGAGCTGCTGGATGATTCCGGCGAATGGCTGCGCGCACAGGGCCATGAGTACGGCGTGACCACCGGCCGTCCGCGTCGCTGTGGCTGGTTCGATGCCGTTGTGACCCGTTATGCCACGCAGGTCAACGGGTTAACCGATATCGTGCTCACCAAGCTTGACGTCCTGACCGGCTTGAACGAGATTCCGATTTGCGTCGCCTATGACGTCGACAACGGCGACGGCACGCACACCCGTTACGAGGATATGCCCATCGACCAGGCCGCGTTCGCCAAGGCCAAACCGGTTTACGAGACCATGCCCGGCTGGACTGAAGACATCTCGAAGGTGCACAGGTTTGAGGATTTGCCGGCCAACACTCAGGCCTATGTCAAGCGCCTCGAGGAGATCTCCAACTGCCGTATCTCCGCCATCGGCACCGGCCCGCAGCGTGACCACATCATTGAGGTACGCTCGCTCGTCGACTGA
- a CDS encoding trypsin-like peptidase domain-containing protein gives MAEDNKDEWSGSQPARPGDDANTTSGFTNDSGYAGNGASAESGNTGYAGSQTGNTDSNEPGDAQSTTTQDTKDINTTPTEVFTTGYRPDNASSTDTTSINSDNDSSPYRPAPEYGAYGPLPDHIGNAANNNYGNANAPYGSGNGSGANTPINNGPASSPGMPWNGIFGSSGQGQNPNAGQNGDGGNQNNNGYGNSYNGVPGQSGPNGGNFGGPGMPNGGYGDANGYAQTKSHSNVVTAIVAAVVTAVLCLGVGYAAISNGWVNVPSSSSMSGIASNKSGSGTASVKGGQAPDWASVSSKVSDSVVSITTQISQGTTQGVAKGSGAILDTKGHIVTNNHVISGGQTIQVTLSNGQIYKATVVGSDNTTDLAVLQLQNPPSDLKPVEFADSSKLAVGENVMAVGNPLGYDDTATTGIVSALNRPVSVMDDNNSEIVTNAVQIDAAINPGNSGGPTFNMAGQVIGINSSIASASSSSGQSGSIGIGFAIPSNLVKRVADQIVSKGSVDHAMLGVTIKSANVEADGITRGGAQITTPATGGSAIVKGSPAEKAGLKANDTVVAFNGQAVGSSSALLGYVRAASLGDKVKLTIVRGGKTMDVDVTLDQKETDVKGSNRSETQKQNGSNGQNGQGQNGQGQSGNGDGGGLFDPFGLW, from the coding sequence ATGGCTGAGGACAACAAAGACGAGTGGAGCGGCAGTCAGCCTGCACGTCCGGGTGACGACGCGAACACGACGTCGGGATTTACTAACGATAGCGGTTACGCCGGCAATGGTGCGAGTGCGGAGAGCGGCAATACCGGTTACGCCGGTTCGCAGACAGGCAACACCGACAGCAACGAACCTGGCGATGCGCAATCCACCACAACCCAGGATACGAAAGACATCAACACCACGCCGACAGAAGTGTTCACCACAGGATACCGTCCTGACAACGCAAGTTCGACGGACACCACTTCGATCAATTCCGACAATGATTCAAGCCCGTACCGGCCGGCTCCGGAATACGGTGCCTACGGCCCCCTGCCCGATCACATCGGCAACGCCGCCAACAACAACTATGGCAATGCGAATGCGCCATATGGAAGTGGCAACGGGTCCGGGGCAAACACACCTATAAACAACGGTCCGGCTAGTTCTCCGGGCATGCCGTGGAACGGTATTTTCGGCAGCTCCGGTCAGGGGCAGAATCCGAATGCCGGGCAGAACGGCGATGGCGGCAATCAGAACAACAACGGTTACGGCAATTCCTATAACGGTGTGCCTGGCCAGTCAGGTCCCAACGGCGGTAACTTCGGTGGACCGGGCATGCCAAACGGCGGTTATGGTGACGCAAACGGTTACGCTCAGACCAAGTCACACAGCAATGTGGTCACCGCGATCGTCGCGGCCGTGGTCACGGCGGTGTTGTGTCTGGGTGTCGGGTACGCGGCCATTTCCAACGGTTGGGTCAACGTCCCGTCTTCCAGTTCAATGTCCGGTATCGCTTCCAACAAGTCCGGTTCCGGCACTGCCTCCGTCAAGGGCGGCCAGGCTCCGGACTGGGCCAGTGTTTCGTCGAAGGTTTCCGATTCCGTGGTCTCCATCACCACGCAAATCAGCCAAGGCACTACGCAGGGCGTCGCCAAGGGTTCCGGCGCGATCCTTGACACCAAGGGCCACATCGTCACCAACAACCACGTCATTTCCGGCGGCCAGACCATTCAGGTCACGCTTTCCAATGGCCAGATATATAAGGCGACTGTTGTCGGCTCCGACAACACCACTGATCTTGCCGTTTTGCAATTGCAGAACCCTCCGAGTGACCTTAAGCCGGTTGAGTTCGCGGATTCCAGCAAGCTTGCGGTCGGCGAGAACGTGATGGCCGTCGGCAACCCGCTGGGCTATGACGACACCGCCACCACCGGCATCGTTTCGGCGCTTAACCGCCCTGTTTCGGTGATGGACGACAACAATTCCGAAATCGTGACCAACGCGGTTCAGATCGATGCCGCCATCAACCCGGGCAATTCGGGCGGCCCGACCTTCAACATGGCCGGCCAGGTCATCGGCATCAACTCTTCAATCGCCTCCGCCTCTTCGTCCTCGGGCCAGTCCGGCTCGATCGGTATCGGTTTCGCGATTCCGTCGAACCTTGTCAAGCGTGTGGCCGACCAGATTGTTTCCAAGGGTTCCGTCGATCATGCGATGCTCGGCGTGACCATCAAGTCCGCAAACGTCGAGGCTGATGGCATCACCCGTGGCGGCGCGCAGATCACCACGCCTGCCACCGGCGGCTCGGCCATTGTCAAGGGCAGCCCGGCGGAGAAGGCCGGTCTGAAGGCCAACGACACCGTAGTGGCATTCAACGGCCAGGCGGTCGGCAGCAGCTCCGCGCTTCTTGGCTACGTCCGTGCGGCCAGCCTTGGTGACAAGGTCAAGCTCACCATCGTCCGCGGCGGCAAGACCATGGACGTCGACGTCACCCTCGATCAGAAGGAAACCGACGTCAAGGGCAGCAACCGCTCGGAAACCCAAAAGCAGAACGGTAGCAACGGCCAAAATGGCCAGGGTCAGAACGGCCAGGGTCAGAGCGGCAACGGAGACGGCGGCGGCCTCTTCGATCCGTTCGGTCTGTGGTAA
- the rpe gene encoding ribulose-phosphate 3-epimerase has protein sequence MCEIGPSLMCADLGNLERDVKQLDAAGVDFYHIDIMDGSFVPNFTLGPDLVKSVRGMTTKPLDMHLMVEKPERYISMFADAGADRVAVHAESTNNLQGALTAIRQAGMEAGVAISPATPLEALDYVYDVTDYVIIMTVNPGFAGQKFIDPMYDKISDLAGRIAKQGLDIPIEVDGNIGAETIPECVRRGATRFIGGTSAIFRKGSTLADNVKATRALFGKAMAGSC, from the coding sequence ATGTGTGAGATAGGTCCCTCATTGATGTGCGCGGATCTGGGTAATTTGGAACGCGATGTCAAGCAACTTGATGCCGCAGGAGTTGATTTCTACCACATCGACATCATGGACGGCTCGTTCGTTCCGAACTTTACCCTCGGTCCTGATCTGGTCAAGAGTGTACGTGGCATGACAACGAAGCCGTTGGATATGCATCTGATGGTCGAGAAGCCCGAGCGCTATATTTCCATGTTCGCCGATGCCGGCGCCGATAGGGTCGCCGTACATGCGGAATCCACGAACAACCTGCAAGGCGCGCTTACCGCGATACGCCAGGCCGGTATGGAGGCCGGTGTGGCGATCAGCCCGGCGACACCGCTTGAAGCGCTGGATTACGTTTATGATGTCACCGATTACGTCATCATCATGACGGTTAATCCAGGGTTTGCAGGACAGAAGTTCATTGATCCCATGTATGACAAAATCAGCGATCTGGCTGGCCGAATCGCCAAGCAGGGGCTTGATATTCCCATTGAAGTGGATGGCAATATCGGTGCCGAGACGATTCCGGAATGTGTGCGTCGCGGAGCCACAAGGTTCATCGGCGGAACCAGCGCAATCTTCCGCAAAGGTTCCACGCTGGCCGACAATGTGAAGGCCACCCGTGCGCTGTTCGGTAAAGCCATGGCAGGTTCCTGCTGA
- a CDS encoding ribokinase, which yields MNMKYDVVVLGSMHLDIKAFTKTYPKHGDTATAKSITMIPGGKGANQAVSAAKLGGKVAMLGSVGDDGAGKQILDDLASWNVDTKFVKQTKELGTGTFIVEIDDSSENTMLGTMGADNATTEEDIKTAMSQIDAPVLDLQLETCKESVMAALKEGRRKGMYIILDPAPADNYFPEAMQYADCVTPNQQETEKITGIKVNNRVDAIKAAKAIVELGPKTAIVKMGGNGSVVYHDGQIYEIDAVKVNAVDSVCAGDVFAGALAVHYSQHHDFLAAVNFANRAAAVKVSRVGNHAAFPTLAEMK from the coding sequence ATGAACATGAAATACGATGTAGTGGTTCTTGGCAGCATGCACCTTGATATCAAGGCTTTTACCAAAACGTATCCCAAGCACGGCGACACCGCGACCGCCAAGAGCATCACGATGATCCCCGGAGGCAAAGGCGCAAACCAGGCTGTTTCCGCGGCTAAGCTCGGTGGCAAAGTGGCGATGCTCGGCAGTGTGGGCGACGACGGTGCCGGCAAGCAGATCCTTGACGATCTGGCTTCATGGAATGTCGATACCAAATTCGTCAAGCAGACCAAAGAACTGGGGACCGGAACATTCATCGTTGAGATCGATGACAGCTCGGAGAACACCATGCTTGGCACGATGGGCGCAGACAATGCCACCACCGAGGAGGACATCAAAACCGCGATGAGCCAGATCGATGCCCCGGTTCTTGATTTGCAGCTGGAGACCTGCAAGGAGTCGGTGATGGCTGCGCTCAAGGAAGGCAGAAGAAAGGGGATGTATATCATTCTCGATCCCGCGCCGGCCGACAACTACTTCCCGGAAGCGATGCAATATGCGGATTGCGTGACGCCTAACCAGCAGGAAACCGAGAAAATCACCGGAATTAAGGTCAACAATCGCGTCGATGCCATCAAAGCCGCGAAGGCGATTGTCGAGCTTGGCCCGAAGACCGCCATCGTCAAGATGGGAGGCAACGGCAGCGTCGTTTATCATGACGGACAAATATATGAGATCGATGCAGTGAAGGTCAACGCGGTTGACAGTGTGTGTGCCGGAGACGTATTCGCCGGTGCCTTAGCCGTTCATTATTCGCAGCATCACGATTTCCTTGCGGCAGTCAACTTCGCCAATCGCGCGGCCGCCGTGAAGGTCAGCCGTGTCGGTAACCACGCTGCGTTCCCGACGCTCGCAGAAATGAAGTAA
- a CDS encoding YciI family protein: MEKKFLVVFHLKEASLGKDAMKATIQEHGMRLAQQQKSGELIFAGPCLDHTIAILVYKVDSADKASETAKGDPLYKAGVVDFEVHPFVTLDDMLQPGALDAFVGTLG, translated from the coding sequence ATGGAAAAGAAGTTTTTGGTTGTGTTCCACCTCAAGGAAGCATCGCTGGGTAAGGATGCCATGAAGGCCACCATTCAGGAGCATGGCATGCGTCTTGCGCAGCAGCAGAAGTCCGGTGAGCTTATTTTCGCCGGCCCTTGCCTCGATCACACCATCGCGATTCTCGTTTACAAAGTGGATTCTGCGGACAAGGCCAGTGAAACCGCCAAGGGCGACCCGCTGTATAAGGCCGGAGTGGTGGATTTCGAAGTCCATCCGTTCGTCACCCTTGACGATATGCTCCAACCTGGCGCCCTCGACGCTTTTGTCGGCACTCTTGGCTGA